The DNA region TTGTAGCAACCATACCCCATGTAATCCACATAAAGGTTCTTGCTTTATTGTCAGGGTCTTTTAAAAATTGGTCAATTGGATTTCTTTTCATTTTAACACCATTTTAAAAAATTTCTAGTAAAAAAATTTTTTACAGTAACTTAATAATTTTAACTTTTTTTGAAAATAAAATAATATTTGAACTTTAATTAAAAAAATAATAAAAAATAGAAGAAAATGAAAAGTTTTGAGAAGAATTTAATTTTCTGCATTTGCTGCTGCTTCAGCAGCTGCTGCAGCTTTTTCATTTTTCTCAATTGTTGATCTAATCATTTTCAATCTAACGAAGTTTTCCCTTTCCATTTCTTGGAGTCTCATATCAATATACTTTTCAGTATTTTGGAATCTTGGAATCATAATATGTTCCAAAGCATTTACCCTACGTTTAGTAGCTTCGATTTCTTCAGCGAGGAGGAAAATAGTTTTTTCCACTTCACCCAGCTCGATTAAATACTTAATAGATTCCTCATATTTCTTAGCAGCTTCGTCTAATTGAATTGTGGTATCAGCGAAACCATAACCCCTATCAATAATGGATCTTTTTTCCATTTTGACATCAGTAACAGGTACTGCTACACCCATAACACTTCTTGAAGTAATTTCAACATCAATGGATTCTTTTACAGATAATGCTGCTTTTTTAACAGCCAAATCACCCATTGCAATTTGAGCTTCAAGTAAAGCATCGTTTGCTTCGCTTAGACTTTTTTCTGCGTTTTCACGAATACCTTTGACACGATCCAAGATATCAAAAAACTCTTTAATTAAAGCATCCCTTTTTTCTTTGAGTAAACCATGCCCTTTAACAGCTAGTTTAGTCCTATTTTTAAGGGATAATAATTCCATACGAGTTGGATTAATTCCATCAATAATATCTTGTGCCATTTAATCACCTACATTGCTGTAATGAGATTAGTCATCTTTTGGAAGGTATTGTTCAACAAATTCTTCTTTAACCCTTTTAAGTTCTGTTTTAGGTAAGATTTTAAGTAAACTCCAACCAAGGTCTAAAGTTTCGAAGATTGTCCTATCTTCATCTTTACTTTGAGTAATGAATTGGTCTTCAAATGCTTGAGCAAATTCTAAGAATTTTTGATCCCTTTCAGTAAGTGCTTCTTCCCCTACAACCGCTACTAAGTCTCTTAATTCACGACCTTCAGCATAAGCGGAATAAAGTTGGTCAGATACACCACTG from uncultured Methanobrevibacter sp. includes:
- a CDS encoding V-type ATP synthase subunit D, which codes for MAQDIIDGINPTRMELLSLKNRTKLAVKGHGLLKEKRDALIKEFFDILDRVKGIRENAEKSLSEANDALLEAQIAMGDLAVKKAALSVKESIDVEITSRSVMGVAVPVTDVKMEKRSIIDRGYGFADTTIQLDEAAKKYEESIKYLIELGEVEKTIFLLAEEIEATKRRVNALEHIMIPRFQNTEKYIDMRLQEMERENFVRLKMIRSTIEKNEKAAAAAEAAANAEN